GGCACGGGGCAGGCACCAGGCGGGCAGTGCCCGCACGGGGGGACCCTCACTGCCTGTCCTCTCCCCTCCCAGCGCGTCCCAGACCGAGTTCATCCCCCTGCGAGTCTCTGGCAAGAGCCTCACGGTGACTGACGAGCGAGAGACCATCCAGCAGAGCCTCAACAGGTACcaggctcagctgctgccctgcccctgccctggtgcCCCCGGGACGGGGCTGaggctgcctctccctcctctctcccGCAGCTCCCAGTGTCTCACGGGGAAGTACGTCTCCCTGCGATGCACAAGTAAGGACTGGCTAGGACACAGCCGAGGGTGGGTCCCTTTTCCACAGGCTTGGGAGCGCTCTCCccccttcccagcacaggagTGGGCAAATGGGACATCTTCAAACGTTCTGGGTGGCAGAAAAGCACCAACACTGCGTTCCCTGCAGTGTGTGTGGCTCCTGTGGGTGGTGGGGGTGCTGTGTGTGTCCCCCCGAGCctttcccccagccctgctgtcccctccagcctgcGGGCAGAGGATTTCTGGCCGGATCATCGGTGGGAAGGAGACCTCTGTGAACAAATGGCCCTGGCAGGTCAGCGTGCAGTACGGGCCCATCCACATCTGCGGGGGCACCATCATCGACGCCCAGTGGGTGCTCACCGCTGCCCACTGCTTCTTCATgtgagtgctgctgccagcccgggCACCCAGCCCAGCGCCAGGCCCGGCTCTCACTCCCTCCCGCCCCGTCTCGCCCTGCCAGGAACAGCATGAAGATCCTGGACGACTGGAAGGTGTACGGAGGGGTGTCGGACCTGAAGCAGCCCATGGAGGGCATCCCCGTGTCCCAGGTCATCATCAACTCCAACTACAGCGACGACCACGACGACTACGACATCGCCCTCATGAAGCTCTCCAGGCCACTGACGCTCTCAGGTGAGGTCACCCAGCTCACCTGGGCTTGGCTGGCTGGGGTTTGGGGCACAGGGAGATGGGCAGGGCTGAGAGGTGTGTCCTGGGAGCCGTGGGGTGTGGGGGGCTGCTGCCGGCTGGAGCAtccacagaattcacagaatccctgggttggaagagaccttaaagattatcgagtccaacccatgccctaacacctcagctaaaccacagcactgagtgccacatccaggctgttcttaaacacatccagctctgctgtggccaCCTTGGCACCCGCAGCCGTGGGCTcagctgagcccccagccccactcggtgggatgggcagggaggggggTGGGATGAGGTGGGCAGCCTTTCCTGCGCCCACGCTCCTCCCTGCGCTGGTTTGTGCCCCGGTGAGTCACCCTCGCTCCCATCgcggctcctgcagcccaggtgCGCCCCGCCTGCCTGCCCATGCACGGCCAGCGCTTCCAGACCGGCCGGTCCTGCTTCATCACCGGCTTCGGCAAGACCAGGGAGAACGAAGGTGAGGCAGGACCGTGGCTCCCcgcaggcagcccctgccccagcacggggctGTCCCGCCGGGATAACTCAGGGATTGCCCTGCCAGCAATTTCAGCTTTGCAGAAATGAGACCCGAGAGAAGCAGCCGCTTCCTCCCTCGCTGGTGAGGGGCCGGGGTGGGGGGATGGCGAGgccccccctgccccacagctcttCCTGCCTTGCAGATAACACGTCCCCGAAGCTGCGGGAGGCCGAGGTGAAGCTGATCGACTACAAGATCTGCAACAGCGACAAGGTGTACGAGGGCTACCTCACCCCCCGCATGATGTGCGCCGGCTACCTGCAGGGAGGCAAGGACGCCTGCCAGGTGAGCTGGGGGCTGCGGGCACAGCTGCCCCGCTCTGGGTGCCCACAGAGGGGCCTCTCCTGTCCCCCCTCCTCACTGCTCTGCCCCCCTGAGCAGGGTGACAGCGGAGGGCCCCTGGTGTGCGAGGACGATGGCCGCTGGTATGTGGCCGGGGTGACGAGCTGGGGGACAGGATGTGGCCAGAAGAACAAGCCCGGGGTGTACACACGTGTGACGAAGCTCCTCAGCTGGATTTACAGCAAAATGGAggtgagctggcagggcagggcggccctggagaggggctgggctgggggcacctcACCCACCCCGCTCTCCTCTCTGTCCCTTGCAGAGCGAGAACGACTAAGGGCAGGATGGACACTGTGCCACTCCGGctggcacagccactgccaggaCACGATGCCACCAGCCAACCCCCACCTCCCTGGACTGTCCGTGCAGCCAGGGACCTGCGGCTGCCCCCGAGCTCTGGAACCAGCCCCTGCAAAGTGCCCTGGCCTGGCGCCAGGGGTGGCATGGTggtggctgggcacagcacccaGCCAGGCCCGGGGGCACACAGCCCATGCCAGCAGCTGGCCGTGCTGGCTGGGGACGCCTCCCTGCCCCGCGTGTGTGGCTCTCCTGTGAATAGACCTGTCTGCACGGGCGGTGTGAGTGCTTCCTGGCACACTCGGCGGGCGAGGGGCTGCCAGCAGTGCCCGTGGAGAGGGAGCTCTCTCCTTTAGCCGGGCTGTGCCACCTTAGGGTGGAGGATGTGGCAGCTGTGTCCACCCTGGCACACCCGCGGGCTCCGCTGgcggctctgctgccaggggcagccccgAGCTGTGGATATTCCTCCCgccgggagcggcggccgcTGCTCTCGTGTTTGCCGAGGGATTTAGGAAGTGCCTTGCCCTGCCTGCCAGAGAAACGCtgggttgtttatttttccGTGCCGGCGCTCCCTCCCAGGACCGCAGCCGCTCCGGGCAGGGTTTGGCAGCCCCTGGGGCGGTCTGAGCCCTGGGGGtggctctgggagctgtgaCAGGAGCAGCGGCTGCCAAAGGCCACGCTGGAGTGTGGTTCAGGGCAATCACCCTTGTGGGCAGTGCCCggagggagcagccctggatccccatgctccctcctgcctgcagcctgtccgccctgcccacacccacagggACATTTCCCTCGAAATGTCCCCCCAGCAGGGACATTTCCCTCGAGGGAACGAGTGCCTTCACCTCCTGGTGGACGCTGGGGCACACAAGAAgatccccaggctgagcagagcctgcctgctcccctccccagccctgtggtCAGCTGCAGGGGGGGGGTCCTGTGGAGCCTGGCCACCCTGCACTCTTCTAATAAATGTTTTGGTAGTGTCCCACGTGGAGATGGCTCCTTGGGGTGGGCTGGGAGGGAAGCAGCAGCGTGCCAAGGATCCCTGGGGAGCGGGCAGTGGGGTTGTGGTGGAGTGGCCCTTCCTGCCCATCACCCTcaggggtgctgctggtggcaggagAAAAGGGATGTTTTCATTGCTCAGGTCCTGGGAACATcccctggctcccagcacttCCCCTGAAGGCAGCTGTGGTCTGTGTTGGGATTTTGGGTGCAGAAAGcacctgcctgtccctgggctggggctgcacctgCCCGCTGCTGGAAGGGCTGGGGGAGTTCCTGGCCTTGCTTCACCTCCGGGGATTTGGACAGCGCTGGGTGGCTGCCCTGGGCCTGAACTGAAACAAAGGGAGGGACTCGGTGCCTTTTGGGAAGAGCCaagtcagcctgacctcagacCCCTTTTCAGAGCAGCCCAGGAACCTCGCAGGGTGCAGGAGCCCGTGAAGAACAGAGCGTGCAGGGCCGGGCACTGCCCCCTCTTCATCACCTGGACAAgggcctgggcagccctgctgggctccggCAGGACtgggggctctgctcctccccaaAATTGCTGCAGTGCCTGCCCTCGCTGTGCAGGGAAACAGTTTTCTATAAACAGAAGCAGCTGATCTTGAGTTAGAGACGGGGCCACCACttccctgttttgttttggtctgGTTAAAGTGGGAATTCAGCCGGCCTTcagtcacagccccagcctgggttTGTCCagagggggtctgggggtttcTGTGGAAAAgtcagagcagctcctggtggtTCATTACTGGAGAAACTGATCTTTTGAGAAGGAATAACCCAAAAACTGGAGCCCAGTAAGAGCTGATCTTGCTGGAGCTGCGTTCCTGGGAGCAGTAATGGAAACATTTCAGCACGTGTGGGacctcctcctctgctgtgcATTTCTCCTCCTCAGGGGTTACTGCTCTTCTGAAAGTCTCTCACAGCAGAGAAACGCTTTCAGCCCCTAACAccaatttaatttatttcttccaaACCTGCCATCCAGCAGCGTGTCCCCACAGGCCCGCAGGCAGGTAAGCTGTGCTTTCCCAAGGGATGGAGTCTCCTAAGCAGATTAGGAGTGATTATTTCCCCGTGAAGCCTGGCCACGGCCGCCGTGCTGTTCCCAAACGCCGCGCAGATGGAGCAGGGCCTTGGACACCGCTTTGCCTCCACtcctgggggagcagagctgtggtgggtgccagcccagccccgaggagctcctgggacagcccaGGCATCACCTGTGGCTCTTGCAAAGCCCTTTTCTTGCTCAATGTCCTGCTCCAGGGCATCCCTTGAGAAAAGGGGTGCTCAGCATCGCCCCACATCTGTTCCCAAGCTCCTCTGAGCTCTGGAAATCGTAGGCCAGCATCCCAAAGGGACCCAAATTACAAAAATACAGCCTGGCAGGCACCACGTGAATTACCGCCCATTAGCCGCGGTTTTCCCGATCTCTCCTTTTATAGCTCTTTGTTCTGCTGTGTCAAAACAGATTTGTTTATAGGGTTTCAGCGATGATGTTTCCCTgcaaaaatgcttttcctctAGTTGGGGATTGGTTCCTTTCCACGGTCAGTAACATCACCACTTGGCACGGATGGAGTTCAGCTGGAGCTTGGCGGGGCAGCgcaggagcaggcagtgctcagcccctgctcctgcagggatccagggcaccAGGAACGGCTGGGCTGCTGGAAAATGGTGTTATTGGGGTAAGCACAGCCTCATGGCTGCACACAGCCTGGTCACTGCTCCGCTCCGCAGTGCCCCTGATGGCACCAAGGGCTGCACTGCCACTGAACAGGCAATTTCAGGGACTGGCTTTACAGGGAGAGAGCTCAAAATTGGAGGGGAAGGTTCTGGAGAGCAggtggctctgtccctgccccaggccCACGGGGAGGAGACGCCTGCTCCAGGGTAAGGGACTCGGACTGGGATGAAGTCGTGCCCTGCTGGAGCTAGTGGCTGTGCTCCTTTCTCTCAGACTGctgagcagcccagcccccttGTTAGCATAAATCAGCATCTCCTGCCTGGCCTCTGCTTTACTTTTGGCCCAGTTTCTCCAGAAGAGAAGCTGGAGCTCGGCAcagcctctccagcagcccagcactgaggaggagatgctCACCATGAGCGACTGCTGGAGctgcttttcctcttccctctccACATTCGCATTGGGATCTCTATTCTCCCTGAGTTTGTACAGCAAAAAAAAttgctgctgatttttttaattattattattctatTCATTTTGGGCAGCTCCTTGGGAATTTGTAAACAAAGAACCAagggaaggaaagcacggagcACACCCAGCACCatccagctgtgtcctggctgctgctgcaggggacatgtgtgctcagggctctgcagaCCCCACCGTGCTggtgcagcccccagggcaCGGTGACACCTGCACGTTTTACTGTGTGCTGTGGATAACAACAGCCCAGAGGCAGATAAGGTCAGAGAAGCCCAAAACTTGATTACAACGCCTTGATCCCTGCCTCCCTCTGTGCAGGGTAACTGACAGCCTTATCCTGTTATCCCTATGCATTAGAGGGACTTGATGCTTTCCAGCTCCTCAGTGCTGGTCTGTATCTCTTGACCCTTTGAATAATTGCCTTGAAatgccagtgctgctccattTTCCCTTTATGTTTTACTGGAAGCGGGGAGATGGCTGTGCAGCGGTGCCGTCACTGCCTGATCCCTATCTCAGCTGCGTTGGAGTGAGCAGGGGATGAGCCAGCTCCGTGCTGACAGCATTGCTGAGGTGTTTTTCCAAGAAGAAATGGCTCTccaggccagcagcaggcagacagAGGTGTGCCAGTCTGGCCTGGGACGGGGTGGTGCCCGTggctctcagctgctgcctggcagtgcccccagcaccctgttCCCATCTGGCACCCTGAACTAGGATCTCCCTGCCCATCTTGCCTGGCTGTGTGATGGGAACACCCGGGGCCTGCCACAAAGCTCTGTGGCAGGGCTCTCAGAGCTTTGCACAGGGCTGTTTGGGCAGCCCTTCCGCCACACAGCGTTTCTCCCTGGCTGGCTGAAGCGTGCCCTGCCTCCTGACCTGCCCTGGGCCACTCCAGCTCTGGTTTTCTGCAGCTGCCAGATGCTGCTGGGTTCAGGGCTGGCAATGCAAGCACCAGGTCCTGGGTGTGCCTGAAActgagccaggccaggctggaagagtggccctgctgcccaccctgacCTGAGGCGGGCTGAGTGACGTGACTGAAGCCCTGTGAGCTGGGCACCTGGCCTGGCAGCGtggcagccccttcccagctctcagGAGGCCTCAGTGCCGTGTTTGCAATTCgtctgtgtgtgttttctgAGCTCCCAGTCTGCCCCTGGCTCCCCCCACACCTGGAGCAGAGCTCGGGGCAGAGTCCAGgcttcagagctctgggaagggaTTTTCACAGCCAGGTGAGCGCTCCCCCTCCACACCTGCACCCTGCAGGCACCGTGACTTCTGTAGCACCTCTGAATGGAAGGGATCCTCAAGGCCATCAAGCTCCAAATCCCTGACACAGCCCCCACTATTCCAGGTtgttcccagccccatccagcttgGCCTTGGATGATTCCAGGGacggggcagccacagctcctctgggcacgCTGTGCCAGAGCCGCACCTCCcacacagggaagaatttcatcCCCATATCCCATTTAACCCtctcctctggcagtggaagccgTTCCCCCTTGTCTCTCCAACCCATCCCTtgtctccagctctcctggagccccttcaggcgctggaaggggctctgagctctccctggagctcctCTTCCGCAGGCTGGACACCCCCGGCGGTGCTCAGAGCAGAGTCTCTCCATGCCCCTGAGCATCCCGTGCCTTCCTCTGGGGGGATCTGCGAGCCGccgggggccgggccgtgctggccgcgcccccgccgccgcccgcgccccccgccccgccggcgccgcccccgccccgcccgcccgctCCCCTTTGTGCGGCAGCCCCGCTccgcgctccgctccgctcccccGGCACCGCCCGGCGCCGCGGGGCCAGCCCGGCTCTGCCCGGCTCCGCCCGGCCCGCTCAGGTGGGTCCGGCCgcccggggggctcggggtgGGGAGGGaacggggggctcggggggtcGCGGTGCGCCCGGCGGTGCGCGGCTCGGGGTGCCCCGCACGCAGGGGGTGCGTGTCTCGGTAGCGGGGTGCGGGACCGAGCCCCCAGCCCGCTCCCCTCGGCGAGGCGGCCGCGACCCCGCGCCGCTGCCCCGGGGCATCGCCCCTCGCCCGCATCCCGGCCCCGGCGGCTGCCATGGCAACGCAGGGGACCGCGGTTTCCCTCATCCCGCCGTTGCCTGGTTACCAGCCCCCCGCGCTGGGGAGGATGCCCCGGCGGACCCCACCCGAGACCCCCGCGGGGAGAGCACGGGCGGTGCTcggcaggctggcagggctgtgcggAGCGGGGGGATGCCGGGGAGCCGGGGGGATCCGGGGGATCCGGGGGGAGCCAGGGGGATCCCAGGGAACCGGGGGGATCCCGCTCTCGCAGCCCTTGGCAGCGCTCGGGCTCCTGTTGTGCAATGTTGTAGTAACACCGCGCGTAAACAGGCGAGCGCCTCATCCTCGAGGCGTACGGAGGAAGGGAAGAGCGTGTCTCTCTCTCAGGGTGTGGAATTAATGCTTCCACAGAAGCGGGTTTTGGAGTCCATGTGGTGGAACTTGGATCTTGCAGGGATGTTTCTGTGGGAGGGGAAGTGACAGGTGGTTTGTGTGGATGTGAACAAGCAGCGTGAAGGAGCAGCCTCTCGGGGAAAGCCGTGTGTGGATTAGAAGGGAGCACCCATTTTGGCAAGCCCGCAGCGCTCCAAGATGCTGGTGGGGATTTTCAGTCCTGCTGGGTGGTTTTGCTCCCAGCTTGAAACAAAGACAAACGCAGAGAATCCCTGCTCATGCACAACTGGACCGTGGTTCCTGGGTGGAGTGAAGTGGAGAGCTGCCAGCATGAAGTGCCATGGCTGCCAAGCCAGGCCACCTGTTAGAGCATGTTTGGAACCTGCTGGAGGATATCCTGTGAGCCTACACCTTCCTCCCATCAGCCTCGTGGCTCGCGCTCACC
This genomic window from Passer domesticus isolate bPasDom1 chromosome 23, bPasDom1.hap1, whole genome shotgun sequence contains:
- the TMPRSS13 gene encoding transmembrane protease serine 13; protein product: MDGKTSPSTASPSSVPPSLLHVSTASSIFGARAPPPRENVLGISFKPYSPESGPAPSPCSACDSTRSSMFRAPCMSQRRLALIFCVSVLIVLLVALILLFMFWRSQTGILYKEPAESCKDSAVRCDGVVDCSQRSDELGCVRFSSEESLLHVYSSTESQWLPVCSSDWDESLSRKTCRQLGFQNASQTEFIPLRVSGKSLTVTDERETIQQSLNSSQCLTGKYVSLRCTTCGQRISGRIIGGKETSVNKWPWQVSVQYGPIHICGGTIIDAQWVLTAAHCFFMNSMKILDDWKVYGGVSDLKQPMEGIPVSQVIINSNYSDDHDDYDIALMKLSRPLTLSAQVRPACLPMHGQRFQTGRSCFITGFGKTRENEDNTSPKLREAEVKLIDYKICNSDKVYEGYLTPRMMCAGYLQGGKDACQGDSGGPLVCEDDGRWYVAGVTSWGTGCGQKNKPGVYTRVTKLLSWIYSKMESEND